CGGCGGGCCGGCACGGCCTCCTACGCGACCCCAATTCGCGACCTGTACCAGAACCGGCATAGAGCACGGACCCCGGGTTCACGGCGCTCGGCTCCGGAGGTCGTGCTGTGTCGTCCGCCCCACCGTTCCAACGGATTCTGCACATCGAGGACAGCGAGACGGACGCCTTCATCGTGAAGCGGGGCCTTCGGGGCATCCCCGGCCTCGCGATCGACTGGGCGCAGACGGCCGGCGAGGGGCTCGACCTGGCGCGGAAGAACCCCTATGATCTCATCCTGCTCGACTACGCCCTTCCGGACATGACGGGTCTCGAGGCGCTCGTGCGCCTCACGCAGCGTCATCCGGAGGCGCCCGTCGTCCTCGTCTCCGGGTTCGGGAGCGAATACGTGGCGGCGCGGGGCATCCACCTCGGCGCGATCGGCTACGTGAACAAGGACACGCCCGACTTCAAGGAGCGCCTCGCGGAGATCCTGACGGAGCTGCACGAGGAGGGCGAGGAGCGCCGGCGCGCGAAGGAGGTCGAGGACCTCGTGCGCCAGCAGCCGTCGGTGCGTCACCAGCTCGAAGCGGTGCTGAACGACCTGCGCGAGGTCCTCCCGGAGGCGCGCGGCACCTTCCTCTCGTCGATCGACGGGCTCCCGCTCGCGGTGAGCAAATCGGGCCAGGACAAGGACGTGGACGTCCTGTCCGCGATGGCCTGCGCGAGCATCGTGAAGAACCTCGACGTCATCGGCGGCACGCTCGACCTCGAACGCCACCAGGGTGGCCTCGTGCACTACGACGACGGCTCGCTCCTCTTCCACCGCGTCGAGAACGTGGGCGCGCTCGTCGTCGTCCTCGACCGCAACGCGACCTGGCGCACCGACGGCCGCGAGGTCCAGCAGGCCGTGAAGGAGATCGAGGGCGTCATCGCGGAACGCTGAATAACGGCGCCTGCACGGGGCGCGTTTTGTCTTAGGACAAGGTGACGGGACCCCCGCCCTCGTCATTCGCCGTTTGGACCGGCAAGGAGCGTTCAATCGCATGCGCGCGGGAGGCGTCGGGACCCTCGGCCGCCGCAGCGGCCGAGGGTCGCCGACGCCTGCACGGAGCGCGGCGCAGCGCGCGGAGTGCAGGCGTCGGGATTTGAACCCGAGTTGAAGGCTTGGAAGGCCTTAGTCATACCAGGCTAGACCACGCCTGCGGGTGGCGCCTGAATTCCCCCGCCCTTTAAGAACGCTCCGCCGCGGGTGCGGAAGCCGAACCCTTAAGAACGGGTCGCGGGAGAAGCGTTACCCGGATGCCGCCGCCGAACGCCGCGAGCGCGGGCCGCCTCATGCTGCCGGCCCTCGTCTGCTTCGTCATGGGCCCCGCCGTCATGTACGCGGGGCACTCCGTGGGCGACACGTTCGCGCTTGCCGGCTACGCGACCGGGAGCGTCATCGTGCTCATGGGGCTCGTGCTCATGGCGAAGTCGCTCAAGCCGCCGCCTCCGCCCGCAAAGGTGGTGCGCGCGGACCTCGCGTTCGAGAAGTCGAACACGCACGAGATCCCGGTTCCGAACACGAAGGGCCGCGGTCGCGTGCTCAAGAAGGGTCAGCGGCAGGAAGGCTTCGTCGCGCTCTCCGAGAACGACATGGAGATCCACCGTCTCGAGGAGACGATCCGGGATCTCAACAAGAAGATCAGCCGCGCAAGCGTCATGCTCGGCACTGGGAAACTCAGCCCGGAAGGCTACGCGCGCTACGTGGACGACCTGAAGAAGAAGCGCGGCGAGCTCGAGGCCGAGAAGACCCGGCGGCAGTTCGTCAAGCCGTGAGGCGTCCCGGCAGCTTCGGTCACCTCCCCGACCACCGTTCTTGTTGGCCCGGCCGATCCACCGCCGTGGATGCGCTTCTCGAAGGTCTCACCGCGGAGCAGCGCGCCGTCGTCCTCGCTCCGCGCCGCGTCGTCCGCGTCGTCGCGGGCGCCGGAAGCGGCAAGACGCTCGTGCTCGCGCGCGCCGCCGCGCATCGGCTCGCCTCGGGCCGGGCGCGACCCGGCCGCGTCCTCATGCTCACGTTCGGCCGCGACGCCGCGCGCCACCTCGCCCGGCGCGTCGCGCTCGCGACGGGGACGCGCGATGCCGGCGTCGAGGTGCTCACGTTCCACGCCTTCGCCGCGCGGCACGTTCCGGGCGCCGCGGCCCGCTTCCTCGACGAGGAGGCACAGGAGCGCCTCGGCGGCGACCTCCTGCGCTGGGCGCTCGCGCAACCGGCCGCGCCGCACCTGCGCCGCGCGCTCGGCCTCGCGCCGGGCGACCCCGACGCGGCCGCGCGCCTTCTCGGCGTCCTCGCGTTCGCGAAGACGAGCGGCGACGTGAGCGACGCGGCGCTCGGCGCGCAATTCCCCGGCCTCGCGCGGGCGGGCGACGCCGTGCGCGGCGCGCTCGAGCGGTACGAGCACGCTAAGGCCGGCCGCCTCGACTTCGACGACCTCGTCCTCGCGCTTCGCGACCGACTCGCGCACGACCGCGCCGCGCGCGACGCGCTCGCCGCGCGCTACGACGCCGTCTTTGTGGACGAATACCAGGACGTGAACCGCGCGCAACACGAGGTCGTGCTTGCGCTTGCCGGCGCGGGCGCGCCCCCCGACGCGCCGCGGCCGGACGTCCTCGTCGTGGGCGACCCGCGCCAGTCCATCTATGCGTTCCGCGGCACGCGGCCGCGCTTCCTCGACGGGTTCCTCGACGCCTTCGACGCCGCCGAGCGCGAGGGCCTCGTCCTCTCGACGAGCTTCCGCGTGCCGGCGAAGGCGCTCGCGTGCGCGAACGCGCTTTTCCCCGAACGCGCGGCCGAGGCGCTCGCGCCCGCCTCGGACGACCCCGGCGCGGCGCCCGCGTGGGTCGAGGCCGCGGACGACGAGGCCGAGGCCGCGCTCGTCGCCGACCGGGTCGCCGCGCTCCTCGCCGCGGGCGCCGACCCCGCGGAGGTCGCGGTCCTCGCCCGCACGCGCCGCGCCCTCGCGGCGTACCGCCTCGCGGCCGCGAAGCGCACGCCCGACGGCGAGGTCGGCCCCGCGCACGCCCAGGTGTCCACGATCCACGCGGCGAAGGGCCTCGAGTGGGACCACGTCTTCCTCCTCGCCGCGCGCGAGGGGAGTCTCCCCGCCTCGCCGGCCCTCGTGGCGGATCCCGCGCACCTCGCGGACGCGGTCGCGGAGGAGCGCCGGCTCTTCTACGTGGCGCTCACGCGCGCGCGGCGGGCCTTCGTCGCGACCTGCGCGCCGACCGCGAAGCGCGGCGCGAGCCGCTTCCTCGCGGAGGCGGGTGTGGCGCGCGAGGCGCCCGTCACGCCGACCGCGACCACGACGCGACGCTCAGGTCGCGCGACCCCGTGAGGGGGTCGCGGACGAGGCGCGCGCCGTACTCGCTCGACGTCGCCTCGAGGTACGGCAGGAACCGCGCGCCGGAAAAGAATCGGATGGCGAGCGTCGAGACGGAGCAGTCGACGCCGCACGCGGCCCTGAGTTGCAGGGCGACGTCCCGGAAGTCCATCGTCTGAAGGCCCGCGACGGCCCACACGTTGTACGCGGGGGGCCCTCCGCGCGGCCCGAAGGCGAGCGTCGTGGGGACGGCGACGCCGTGCGCGGGGACGATGGCCGAGACCGAGACGGACTGCGTCGCGTCGCCCGTCGCGAACGTGAGCACCCACGCATGATGCGCGAGGTCGCCGCGGCTGTAGCGCGCCTCCACGAGCTGACCGTTGGAGACCGTGGTGGCGCCTTCGAGGCGCGCGCGGTCGCGCGCCGCGCGGACCGCGTCCTGGAGCGGGAACGGGAGCGTGGTGTCCTTCGCGCCGTCGGCGGTCCACGAGCGGAGCGTGACGGGCTCGGCGTGGGGACCGTTCACGCGCGCGGCGGGGCCCGCCGCGATCGGGGCGGGCGGGCCGTCGGCCTCGACGGAGACGCGGTCGTACCGGACGGTGCCGCGCGCGTCGCGGATCGTGAGCGTCCACGGCCAGGCGTCGAGGTGGAGCCACCAGCCGTCGAACGTCTGCGTCGTGACCGTCGCGCCTTCGGTCGACGTGACCGTGCCTGCGATCGGCATCATCATCCAGCCCTTGTGGGGCGTCCAGTCGCCGACCGAGATGCGGTAGGTGGTCGCGCCCTCGCGAGCGTAGGGTTTGTGGTCGATCGTCCCCGTCACGTTCGCGCCGACGACGAGCGTGCGGTTCCAGAGCGCGGTGAAGGGGACGAGGTCCGCGCCGACGTCGGTGCGGTCGTCGCGCAACGTCCGGGTCGTGCGGCCCTCCACGGTTTCGAAACGATCCACGCGGTCGCGTTCGAGGAGGCCGCCCGTCGCGAGGTCCAACGCGAAG
The window above is part of the Candidatus Thermoplasmatota archaeon genome. Proteins encoded here:
- a CDS encoding response regulator, with the protein product MSSAPPFQRILHIEDSETDAFIVKRGLRGIPGLAIDWAQTAGEGLDLARKNPYDLILLDYALPDMTGLEALVRLTQRHPEAPVVLVSGFGSEYVAARGIHLGAIGYVNKDTPDFKERLAEILTELHEEGEERRRAKEVEDLVRQQPSVRHQLEAVLNDLREVLPEARGTFLSSIDGLPLAVSKSGQDKDVDVLSAMACASIVKNLDVIGGTLDLERHQGGLVHYDDGSLLFHRVENVGALVVVLDRNATWRTDGREVQQAVKEIEGVIAER
- a CDS encoding ATP-dependent helicase, which encodes MDALLEGLTAEQRAVVLAPRRVVRVVAGAGSGKTLVLARAAAHRLASGRARPGRVLMLTFGRDAARHLARRVALATGTRDAGVEVLTFHAFAARHVPGAAARFLDEEAQERLGGDLLRWALAQPAAPHLRRALGLAPGDPDAAARLLGVLAFAKTSGDVSDAALGAQFPGLARAGDAVRGALERYEHAKAGRLDFDDLVLALRDRLAHDRAARDALAARYDAVFVDEYQDVNRAQHEVVLALAGAGAPPDAPRPDVLVVGDPRQSIYAFRGTRPRFLDGFLDAFDAAEREGLVLSTSFRVPAKALACANALFPERAAEALAPASDDPGAAPAWVEAADDEAEAALVADRVAALLAAGADPAEVAVLARTRRALAAYRLAAAKRTPDGEVGPAHAQVSTIHAAKGLEWDHVFLLAAREGSLPASPALVADPAHLADAVAEERRLFYVALTRARRAFVATCAPTAKRGASRFLAEAGVAREAPVTPTATTTRRSGRATP